In the genome of Populus trichocarpa isolate Nisqually-1 chromosome 10, P.trichocarpa_v4.1, whole genome shotgun sequence, the window CtgtccaaaaaattaaaaattcagacAAATTCTTATGTAACAGGATTTTTCCACCAAAAAAGGAACAACTGCTAAAATCTGTTGGCAATTGAACAAACAAATCCTTACTAGTCTTGTGACATGAACTTCCAAGTGGAAAGTGAAAGAATTGGTGTGCCCTTCCACCCAATAAGCAGGCTTTTCCCATCCGTATCAAATGTACAGCAGCTCCCAAAAGCAAATTTCTTGATAACAAAGTTTGCTTGATGCAAGGATGCCTCGCTCAGTTCTGTCTCTACCATTCCAAACTGTGCAAGGAATTTTCTCCACACATCAATCTTCACATTTCGAATCTTCCTTTCCTCTCCCTCACTAGCCACAATATTCCTGATTCCTTCGCCCAAGTAAATGGATTCTATAATCATCCTGCTAGATGGATCGTTATGTTCCAGACATGCATCAACACAATCAAAATATGCACTGAAGTAAAAAAGAGTTTCAATGAAACGATGGACAAAGACCCTCGAGTTGTGATTTGCTTCTATTTCAATCATCACCAACACACACGGATTGATACTCCTGAAAACTTCCATTAAATGACCCAGCTGATTTGGCTGCACAATCAAGCTCTTTAGTGCATATTCAGAGTATACAGCTAATTGTTCATCGGCATCTAATTCAAAGAGATCCTCTTTGAGATCAAGCATGCTTGATACCATAActatcttaaaagaaaagggtatgTTAGTTGTCTGAGCAAAACTCTTTAAACGGTTACCTGTATCCTCAATATGTTGCTTTGAATTGGTCCCCACAGCAGTTATCTTGAGAAGCTCAAGAGGGCATTCATTTCGAGACGCTAAAGCATGCATCAAGACAGTCCATTGCAGCCCATTACTGATTTTCAGATCAATTACGTGAATCCTCTTTGCCTCGGCCATGTTCTCTAAAATGGCCTGGGTTCCGGCGAAGTGTGGAACCTGGTAGAATGGAATTCCTTCATAGCATGCCTGGATAATTGGGTTTGGAATCATCACTGCTTCATAGACATCAAAAAGGTCACTTTCCAGACTCTCAGATGCCACTTTTCCTGTTTCTCGATCAATTCTCTTTCGAAGAGCCTcggaaaaataataaactacTCTTTGAACAGGATTTCCAGTATTGGAAGACAAGAGATCGCATTGATTTAGCAATCTTCTGGCACTGTCATACTGTTGATTGCCTACTTTTTCAGCGGAAGCCAGCATGCATTCAGCAAGCTCTACATTTTTGGTCTCCTCGTCAGAGAGACCAGAGAAAGAAAGATCATAAGGATACTTAAGCAGGGAACCAACACCAGCCATTTGGATAGAAGACTGAATAAACTTCACTCCAGCAAATCTCATGATTTCTTCAGTTGACAACTTCTGGCCTGCCAAATTTGCATCGCTTGGTTCAACGTTCAAACGTCTACGACCCTTTGTATAATCCTTTAGCAGCTCAAGTGTGGATAAAGAAAACGGACGTTCATTTTGCATCTTGGGGGCTACAATATCTTCAATTTCCTCCTGGATTTCTCGAAGCATTGCGATTTGATTTGGACATGCTGGAAGCAGTGGACAAAGGACATCGAGCTCCAGATCTTCAAACTGTCTGTAATCCAAAAATGGCTCTTTCTGCTGTTCTAGTTGCTCAAACTTAGAGGACCTACATCCTCCTTCTGAGGAATCTTTGTGAGGGAGTACATAATcagaagaaaaacaatcattactCCCAGTTCCAAACTCTTCCCAGCCATCCGGTTCATATTTCCCTCTATTCATTCCTTCCATAGTCACACACCACAAAAACTGGACTCCTAGAATGACAACATTGGATTCGCCTAGAAAACTAGctcccagttttttttttctttgagcaGAAGTAAACGCTTACAGTTTTGTTTCTCAATTCTAGTTGTGTATATCGATTATTACAAGGTACTAGCTTTATTGATTGATTAACGAAGCAATAGGTGGACAAGAAGACAGAACAATTTTACACGTCTCGCGCCAAATGCCCCACTGAGGGAACATTTCTCATTATAATATGGTGCATTCACTAGGTTCTTACTAAATGTAATCAAGCAAGGTTATTTGGAAGCTAGCAGGTAGATGCCCCTCTGTTCAATACTTTTGGTCCCCACTATGATGTGATCTTGCAAAACAACAATGGCTGAAATTCAGATTCAAGGATCCAAACCAGGGCAGCATCACATTCTCAGAACCTTTCAAACGATTCCAGGAAATACAGCCAACAAATACAAAGGCTAACAACATAGAGTAGAGGTTGATTAACTAAACGATCCAATAAAAAGATTACATGatagttattaattaataactGGGGTACATGGAAAACTTTAAGTAAACAGCATAGAAAAGGTACAAATGAAAAGCCAACAGTTTTGCTTAGATTTCTATCTCTGTTGTTGCAAGATAAATTTGTTCCGTTTTGACAACTAGAGAGGTTGGACAGAGTTATGGACGCAAAATATCTGGCCTCTAGCTGTTGGCTGCAAAGctattttatgtaaaatatatacacacacacacacacctggATGCCATGATAAGGAATATAATAAAAGCAGTCTCACTAATGGCAAATCCTTTATTTTCATCTCTGCCATGAGTCCCACTAGAAGATCTAGCTCTTCCACTTCATTATCATGTACTTGATGAAGAGTTTCTATCATCTCTCTTGATCATTTGTGAGGAGGGTGTTTGGAggtgtttatttttcaaagtatttttattggaaaaataatattttttatttatttttaaaaatttatttttaatatttgcatatcaaaacgatccagaaatattaaaatcaaattaatttaaaataaaaacaaaattttaattttaataaaaaaaaacaagttgaaaatcaCCATTCCCTTTTGAGATGGATATTAATAGAAGGCCCCTACGAAACTCATTGTATCTTGCAAcatttctctccctctccttgtAAACTGAGTGACAATTCgttcatggaaagaaaaaaaaaaggttctatTAGCTCCGCGTTAGTTACAAGCATAATAATTcaagtataaattataatgacttttcgaaaaatcataaaattaaaaaaaccattaaaaaatttaaaaatattacaaaattttcttatatcCAAAACACACATGTTTGTCATTgatccattaattttaatttattgaattcactACAAGTATTACAGTGGTAATTTTATTGAGTCGTTGTTTAAGCACCGAAAAATACCACCAAGGATTTCGAATATTCAATGTTCCgaaaaatacaacaatattttctttctcttgacAGATACAtcgtttatgtatttttttttttataaaaaaaaataagggatcCAGTGGGAAGTTCCTATGTCTTGTAAAACTTGAAAGATTTAAGCGGACACTGACTTGCAACTTCCTTTGGTGCAACAAGCTCGATCTACAACATTAACgaaaaacattcatgaagatcTGATCtttaatttgatgtaaaaaCCGATGTATATGAAATCATCCTTAATTATAAGTATATATACTCATGAGGTATCTGCTCTGTTTCTACTTACGtgtgttaaaactttatttggAACTGTGGAAATTCCAAACAAAAGTCATTCCCACCTGTGAGCTTGTGGCTGCCACGTATCCTGTGAATGGTCATCGAAATTGGAAAAGGATGAAGGTTCCTCTTGCTATAAACTTATATGAAAGTATCAAACTATATCTTTGTGAGAAATGGCTGGCTGAACCAGATGACCGATTCGCTTGATGGTGTCGGTCAACCGATTGGTTATTTAGATCGACCTGtgaattgaacaataaaattcgACTGGTTTTTTTAAGTTCGGTTAGCTTAGGACTTGTTCGAGATCGAACAGatcaatatattttagttttatatttacgTTTTAGTCTTAAATCTtagagttataattttttatgttatctgctttgagttgttttttaatatttttctgtatttgttATAGGTTTTGTTAACGTTCCTCTTAACAATTATTAGTAGTTTCCAGttctatatttgtttgttttttgcctTTATTTGATGGGTGAGTgtgataatctttaatatgcatataatataaataaattttgtatgttaattatataatgagtacggatgatattttt includes:
- the LOC7468092 gene encoding DELLA protein RGL1 isoform X1, producing MEGMNRGKYEPDGWEEFGTGSNDCFSSDYVLPHKDSSEGGCRSSKFEQLEQQKEPFLDYRQFEDLELDVLCPLLPACPNQIAMLREIQEEIEDIVAPKMQNERPFSLSTLELLKDYTKGRRRLNVEPSDANLAGQKLSTEEIMRFAGVKFIQSSIQMAGVGSLLKYPYDLSFSGLSDEETKNVELAECMLASAEKVGNQQYDSARRLLNQCDLLSSNTGNPVQRVVYYFSEALRKRIDRETGKVASESLESDLFDVYEAVMIPNPIIQACYEGIPFYQVPHFAGTQAILENMAEAKRIHVIDLKISNGLQWTVLMHALASRNECPLELLKITAVGTNSKQHIEDTGNRLKSFAQTTNIPFSFKIVMVSSMLDLKEDLFELDADEQLAVYSEYALKSLIVQPNQLGHLMEVFRSINPCVLVMIEIEANHNSRVFVHRFIETLFYFSAYFDCVDACLEHNDPSSRMIIESIYLGEGIRNIVASEGEERKIRNVKIDVWRKFLAQFGMVETELSEASLHQANFVIKKFAFGSCCTFDTDGKSLLIGWKGTPILSLSTWKFMSQD
- the LOC7468092 gene encoding uncharacterized protein LOC7468092 isoform X2; this encodes MEGMNRGKYEPDGWEEFGTGSNDCFSSDYVLPHKDSSEGGCRSSKFEQLEQQKEPFLDYRQFEDLELDVLCPLLPACPNQIAMLREIQEEIEDIVAPKMQNERPFSLSTLELLKDYTKGRRRLNVEPSDANLAGQKLSTEEIMRFAGVKFIQSSIQMAGVGSLLKYPYDLSFSGLSDEETKNVELAECMLASAEKVGNQQYDSARRLLNQCDLLSSNTGNPVQRVVYYFSEALRKRIDRETGKVASESLESDLFDVYEAVMIPNPIIQACYEGIPFYQVPHFAGTQAILENMAEAKRIHVIDLKISNGLQWTVLMHALASRNECPLELLKITAVGTNSKQHIEDTAKSAGSFNGSFQEYQSVCVGDD